A region from the uncultured Stenotrophomonas sp. genome encodes:
- a CDS encoding Lipid A biosynthesis domain protein, translating into MDFMNQPLPWLEWTGVHMSPWKLIGLTGALMFGGRWLVQFIASRRAGKPVIPRLFWYMSVAGSLMTLSYFVFSAKQDVVGVIQNLFPAFTALYSLHLDIRHRGWKRGKAGN; encoded by the coding sequence ATGGACTTCATGAACCAGCCGCTGCCGTGGCTGGAGTGGACCGGCGTGCACATGTCGCCGTGGAAACTGATCGGCCTGACTGGCGCGCTGATGTTCGGTGGCCGCTGGCTGGTGCAGTTCATCGCCTCCCGGCGTGCCGGCAAGCCGGTGATCCCGCGGCTGTTCTGGTACATGAGCGTGGCCGGCAGCCTGATGACGCTGAGCTATTTCGTGTTTTCGGCCAAGCAGGACGTGGTGGGCGTGATCCAGAATCTGTTCCCGGCGTTCACCGCGCTGTACAGCCTGCACCTGGACATCCGCCACCGTGGCTGGAAGCGCGGCAAGGCAGGGAACTGA
- the czcC gene encoding Outer membrane efflux protein, which translates to MWKRLAALAALAIVPCAFAQAPSPPAPLTLDEAISRVARLHPDLRLPALQRAAAAAGHDGAGFTPPLVFGVEVENALGTGARRGLDGSEVTVSLAGVLERGGKLDARRAVAQANLDALAPQREIARLDLMAEVARRYLAVTAADNRHRIALDDIEQRRRAVQAARLRLQAGASPVSTLLTTQAALAQAELDRDRAIEAGRAARLSLATLWNAHEADFAPVSGDPLQLPALQEFWQLAQLLADTPELALIAGQARVREAQLQLARSQRRGDVSWQLGVRNDRASGDIALVGGFNLPLVGTRRAEPDIRAAQAELAMTALERESRALQLQATLAEAHGRYRTARLEVARMDSDVLPQLQRAEKAAETAWRAGAIGYLEWAQLQAMHIEARQRQLDAALAAQTALIEIQRLTGQPLLATASEGNTP; encoded by the coding sequence ATGTGGAAACGCCTGGCCGCGCTCGCGGCCCTGGCGATCGTGCCGTGCGCCTTTGCGCAGGCGCCGTCGCCGCCTGCACCCTTGACCCTCGACGAGGCGATCAGCCGCGTCGCCCGCCTCCACCCCGATCTGCGCCTGCCGGCGTTGCAGCGTGCCGCCGCCGCAGCCGGCCATGACGGTGCCGGCTTCACGCCGCCGCTGGTGTTCGGCGTCGAAGTCGAAAACGCGCTCGGCACCGGCGCCCGCCGTGGTCTCGACGGCAGCGAAGTGACCGTCTCGCTGGCCGGCGTACTCGAACGTGGCGGCAAGCTCGATGCCCGCCGCGCGGTGGCGCAGGCCAATCTCGACGCGCTGGCCCCGCAGCGCGAGATCGCACGGCTGGACCTGATGGCCGAAGTCGCACGCCGCTATCTGGCCGTCACCGCCGCCGACAACCGGCACCGGATCGCACTGGATGACATCGAGCAGCGCCGCCGCGCGGTGCAGGCGGCGCGCCTGCGCCTGCAGGCCGGCGCTTCCCCCGTGTCCACGCTGCTGACCACGCAGGCCGCGCTGGCCCAGGCCGAGCTGGACCGCGACCGCGCCATCGAGGCGGGCCGCGCCGCGCGGCTGTCGCTGGCGACGCTGTGGAACGCGCACGAGGCGGATTTCGCCCCGGTCAGCGGCGATCCGCTGCAATTGCCGGCGCTGCAGGAGTTCTGGCAATTGGCGCAGCTGCTGGCCGATACCCCGGAACTGGCGCTGATCGCCGGGCAGGCGCGCGTGCGCGAGGCGCAGTTGCAGCTGGCGCGCAGCCAGCGACGCGGCGACGTGTCATGGCAACTGGGCGTGCGCAATGACCGCGCCAGTGGAGACATCGCGCTGGTCGGCGGTTTCAACCTGCCGCTGGTCGGCACTCGCCGCGCCGAACCGGACATCCGCGCCGCGCAGGCGGAACTGGCGATGACGGCACTGGAGCGCGAATCCCGCGCGCTGCAACTGCAGGCGACGCTGGCCGAGGCCCACGGCCGCTACCGCACAGCGCGGCTGGAAGTGGCGCGCATGGACAGCGATGTGCTGCCGCAGCTGCAGCGCGCCGAGAAGGCCGCCGAAACCGCATGGCGCGCCGGCGCCATCGGCTACCTCGAATGGGCGCAGCTGCAGGCCATGCACATCGAGGCGCGGCAACGCCAGCTCGATGCCGCGCTCGCCGCGCAGACCGCCCTGATCGAGATCCAGCGCCTGACCGGCCAGCCACTGCTCGCCACCGCTTCCGAAGGAAACACGCCATGA
- a CDS encoding conserved hypothetical protein (Evidence 4 : Homologs of previously reported genes of unknown function): MAPTPAKVRLGDGRTQEARIRVDPRIEDSPYYLERGVPYVVGRPNYDGAIPAAEWSGRLVWAMDVDPQGRVTHVEVEVAEGVGERIRDRAIAAGYLSLFPPDPARAATPLRWRRSLSFAPE, translated from the coding sequence GTGGCGCCAACGCCGGCGAAGGTCAGGCTGGGCGATGGCCGCACGCAGGAAGCGCGGATCCGCGTCGATCCGCGCATCGAGGATTCGCCCTACTACCTCGAACGTGGTGTCCCCTACGTGGTCGGCCGGCCCAACTACGATGGCGCTATCCCGGCGGCCGAATGGAGTGGGCGGCTGGTCTGGGCGATGGACGTGGACCCGCAGGGCCGGGTGACCCACGTGGAGGTGGAAGTGGCCGAGGGCGTGGGCGAGCGCATCCGCGACCGTGCCATCGCCGCGGGCTACCTGAGCCTGTTTCCGCCGGACCCGGCGCGGGCGGCCACTCCGCTGCGCTGGCGGCGCTCGCTGTCCTTCGCACCGGAATAG
- a CDS encoding conserved exported hypothetical protein (Evidence 4 : Homologs of previously reported genes of unknown function), with protein sequence MKSPLTAALLLALGLGAAPALAATPSAPATLAAHAADAQFKAIYEKEWAWRQSAGGEADEDSDAPASATRLPDVGAQAQQARLKVWDEVLEQLQAIDPATLSADNQVNYAIYKYQIENLADAVRLRTYEMPFNSDSSFWSNLSFMARREMKTAQDYRNYIARLNDVPRYFGQQTGNMRAGLARGFSVPRAVLEGRDVSISMIAELKDPTESPLYAPFKKLPAGIPAAEQQKLRDEARQAIAGSVIPAFADLLTFFREEYVPQARTTLAAEKMPGGEAFYRQQIREYTTLDLSPEQIHAIGLEEVARIQKEMDAIIDKVGFTGKSERTRFADFLEFLRTDPQFYAKTPEELLWRAAWISKRVDGVIGRYMTLPRARFTIVPVPPEIAPFWTAGRGGMDTYWLNTYNLPARPLYNLPALTLHESDPGHALQGALAAEQGEQPAFRRGAYISAYGEGWGLYSEKLGVEMGIYETPYEDFGRLTYEMWRACRLVIDTGVHHYGWSREQALAYLRDQRQGRGCRRSRRRRRAPGAGRAAGLPARPHCAERA encoded by the coding sequence GTGAAATCGCCGTTGACTGCCGCCCTCCTGCTCGCCCTCGGCCTGGGAGCCGCGCCCGCCCTTGCCGCCACACCGTCCGCGCCCGCCACGCTGGCCGCGCATGCTGCCGACGCACAATTCAAGGCGATCTACGAGAAGGAATGGGCCTGGCGCCAGAGCGCCGGCGGCGAGGCCGACGAGGACAGCGACGCCCCGGCCAGCGCCACCCGCCTGCCTGATGTCGGCGCACAGGCGCAGCAGGCACGGCTGAAGGTGTGGGACGAGGTGCTGGAGCAGCTCCAGGCCATCGACCCGGCCACGCTGTCGGCCGACAACCAGGTCAACTACGCGATCTACAAGTACCAGATCGAGAATCTCGCCGACGCGGTGCGCCTGCGCACCTACGAGATGCCGTTCAACTCCGACTCCTCGTTCTGGTCGAACCTGTCGTTCATGGCCCGGCGCGAAATGAAGACCGCGCAGGACTACCGCAATTACATCGCGCGCCTGAACGACGTGCCGCGTTACTTCGGGCAACAGACCGGGAACATGCGTGCCGGCCTGGCCCGCGGTTTCAGCGTGCCGCGTGCAGTGCTCGAGGGCCGCGACGTGTCGATCTCGATGATCGCCGAACTGAAGGACCCGACCGAGTCGCCGCTGTACGCGCCGTTCAAGAAGCTGCCGGCGGGCATCCCGGCCGCCGAACAGCAGAAGCTGCGCGATGAAGCGCGGCAGGCCATCGCCGGCAGCGTGATCCCGGCTTTCGCCGACCTGCTCACCTTCTTCCGCGAGGAATACGTGCCGCAGGCGCGCACCACCCTGGCCGCGGAGAAGATGCCCGGCGGCGAGGCGTTCTATCGCCAGCAGATCCGCGAATACACCACGCTGGACCTGTCGCCCGAGCAGATCCACGCAATCGGGCTGGAAGAGGTGGCGCGCATCCAGAAGGAAATGGACGCGATCATCGACAAGGTGGGTTTCACCGGCAAAAGCGAACGGACCCGCTTCGCCGATTTCCTCGAATTCCTGCGCACCGACCCGCAGTTCTACGCCAAGACCCCGGAAGAGCTGCTGTGGCGCGCCGCATGGATCTCCAAGCGCGTGGACGGGGTGATCGGCAGGTACATGACCCTGCCGCGCGCGCGCTTCACCATCGTCCCGGTGCCGCCGGAGATCGCCCCGTTCTGGACCGCCGGCCGCGGCGGCATGGACACCTACTGGCTCAATACCTACAACCTGCCGGCACGTCCGCTGTACAACCTGCCGGCGCTGACCCTGCATGAATCCGACCCTGGCCACGCACTGCAGGGCGCACTGGCCGCCGAACAGGGTGAGCAGCCAGCCTTCCGCCGTGGCGCCTACATCTCCGCCTATGGCGAAGGCTGGGGCCTGTACAGCGAGAAGCTGGGTGTGGAGATGGGCATCTACGAAACCCCCTACGAGGATTTCGGCCGGCTGACCTACGAAATGTGGCGCGCCTGCCGCCTGGTCATCGACACCGGCGTGCACCACTACGGCTGGAGCCGCGAACAGGCGCTGGCCTACCTGCGCGACCAGCGCCAGGGGCGTGGTTGTCGTCGATCTCGACGCCGGCGCCGCGCACCTGGCGCTGGTCGCGCAGCTGGCCTACCTGCGCGACCGCACTGCGCTGAGCGAGCATGA
- a CDS encoding conserved exported hypothetical protein (Evidence 4 : Homologs of previously reported genes of unknown function) translates to MLAFLRRRSPLLLRLLVLAVVAFGSAGGMLVSALGELHAAGHADHAAAHALPAADAGDDDDGEARLLHLLAHCGHCHGHGGALAFAEPVWEVVMPPAVATSTPCDTRWCPAPLESLLRPPISA, encoded by the coding sequence ATGCTCGCCTTCCTGCGCCGTCGTTCGCCGTTGCTGCTCCGCCTGCTGGTACTGGCGGTGGTCGCGTTTGGCAGTGCTGGAGGCATGCTGGTGTCGGCCCTGGGCGAGCTGCATGCGGCGGGCCATGCCGACCATGCCGCCGCGCATGCGTTGCCGGCAGCGGATGCCGGCGATGACGATGACGGCGAAGCACGCCTGCTGCACCTGCTGGCCCATTGCGGCCATTGCCACGGTCACGGCGGCGCGTTGGCGTTCGCCGAGCCGGTGTGGGAGGTGGTGATGCCTCCCGCCGTGGCCACTTCGACGCCGTGCGATACCAGGTGGTGTCCGGCCCCGCTGGAAAGCCTGCTGCGTCCCCCGATTTCGGCCTGA
- a CDS encoding Cation efflux system protein (fragment): protein MKASPTTSPAFRLAVLAVLLAVLTACGGDPAAPGKGAAPDAHEHVGDDDHADEKDAPEQTTIPAARAKAAGIVSVAVGAGTIADEHEVQGLLAPIDGRTAQVTARFPGPIRALRADVGDAVRAGQPLAAIDSNLSLTTYTINAPISGVVLSRQAQVGGVAGEGQLLFEIGDLSKLWVDLHIFGTDTQHITAGVSVIVTRMSDGVSQTTTLERVLPGTATASQSTVARATIGNDDGLWRPGAAVRARIVVASAPADIVVPLAALQNMAGHEVVFVRKGETYQTRPVMLGARDARQVAVSAGLQAGEEVVVEQSYAVKADIGKAGAGHEH, encoded by the coding sequence ATGAAGGCTTCCCCGACTACCTCTCCAGCGTTCCGTCTGGCTGTGCTGGCCGTGCTGCTGGCCGTGCTCACCGCCTGCGGTGGCGACCCTGCCGCTCCCGGCAAAGGTGCCGCGCCGGACGCCCATGAACATGTCGGCGACGATGACCACGCCGACGAAAAGGACGCACCCGAACAGACCACCATTCCCGCCGCGCGCGCGAAGGCCGCGGGTATCGTCAGCGTCGCCGTCGGCGCGGGCACAATCGCCGACGAACACGAGGTGCAGGGCCTGCTAGCACCGATCGACGGGCGCACCGCGCAGGTCACCGCGCGCTTCCCCGGCCCGATCCGCGCATTGCGTGCCGACGTCGGCGATGCGGTGCGCGCCGGCCAGCCGCTGGCCGCCATCGACAGCAACCTCAGCCTGACCACTTATACGATCAACGCGCCGATCTCCGGCGTGGTGCTGTCGCGGCAGGCGCAGGTGGGTGGCGTGGCTGGCGAAGGCCAGTTGCTGTTCGAGATCGGCGACCTGTCCAAGCTGTGGGTGGATTTGCACATCTTCGGCACGGACACCCAGCACATCACCGCCGGCGTGTCGGTTATCGTCACCCGCATGAGCGATGGCGTCAGCCAGACCACCACGCTCGAACGTGTGTTGCCCGGCACCGCCACGGCGAGCCAGAGCACGGTGGCGCGCGCCACCATCGGCAACGACGACGGCCTGTGGCGACCCGGTGCGGCGGTGCGCGCGCGCATTGTCGTGGCCAGCGCCCCGGCGGACATCGTGGTGCCGCTGGCCGCATTGCAGAACATGGCGGGACACGAGGTGGTGTTCGTGCGCAAGGGCGAGACCTACCAGACACGGCCGGTCATGCTCGGTGCGCGCGATGCACGGCAGGTGGCGGTCAGCGCCGGCCTGCAGGCCGGTGAAGAGGTGGTCGTCGAACAGAGCTACGCGGTGAAGGCCGACATCGGCAAGGCGGGGGCGGGCCATGAACACTGA
- the rpmG gene encoding 50S ribosomal protein L33 (Evidence 2a : Function of homologous gene experimentally demonstrated in an other organism; Product type s : structure), with product MAGKRDKIRLISSAGTGHFYTTDKNKKNTPGKMEFLKYDPVVRKHVLYKEGKIK from the coding sequence ATGGCAGGCAAGCGCGACAAGATCCGTCTGATTTCCTCGGCCGGCACCGGCCACTTCTACACGACGGACAAGAACAAGAAGAACACCCCCGGGAAGATGGAATTCCTGAAGTACGACCCGGTCGTTCGCAAGCACGTGCTGTACAAGGAAGGCAAGATCAAGTAA
- a CDS encoding hypothetical protein (Evidence 5 : No homology to any previously reported sequences), with amino-acid sequence MVVVDLDAGAAHLALVAQLAYLRDRTALSEHEVTTEVDRYISWPAQALSYKLGEITIVKLRAQAEKELGEKFDIKSFHDAVLKQGSVPLPVLERQIKAYIEERKKA; translated from the coding sequence GTGGTTGTCGTCGATCTCGACGCCGGCGCCGCGCACCTGGCGCTGGTCGCGCAGCTGGCCTACCTGCGCGACCGCACTGCGCTGAGCGAGCATGAAGTCACCACCGAGGTGGACCGCTACATCTCCTGGCCGGCGCAGGCGCTGAGCTACAAGCTCGGCGAGATCACCATCGTCAAGCTGCGTGCGCAGGCGGAGAAGGAACTGGGCGAAAAGTTCGACATCAAGTCCTTCCACGATGCCGTGCTCAAGCAAGGCTCGGTGCCGCTGCCGGTGCTGGAACGGCAGATCAAGGCCTACATCGAAGAGCGCAAGAAGGCTTGA
- the czcA gene encoding Cation efflux system protein CzcA encodes MNTELPARAGLLERTVVAAIAHRWLMLALTGVLVLAGIWSFTRLPIDATPDITNVQVQINTSAPGYAPLEVEQRITYAVETAMAGLPEMENVRSLSRYGLSQVTVMFADGTDLYFARQQVAERLQQVRSQLPDGLDPQLGPVATGLGEIFMYTIDADPAARKADGTPYTATDLRTLQVWVIRPQLRTVPGVTEVNSIGGYQRQVHITPDPAKLRALGFTLEDLVAAVRANNRNVGAGYIERNGQQFLVRIPGQVADLQQIGDIVLDRREGVPIHVHDVAVVADGPELRSGAATQNGHEVVMGTVVMLVGANSRQVARAAAAKLEQAQRSLPEGVSVSASYDRTALVDRTIQTVAKNLLEGALLVIVVLFLLLGNFRAALITAAVIPLAMLFTLAGMARGGVSANLMSMGALDFGLIVDGAVIIIENCLRRFGERSHALGRAMTRAERFAETASATAEVIRPSLFGLGIIAAVYLPVFALTGVEGKMFHPMAITVVLALSGAMMLSLSFVPAAIALFLGGRVQEQENRLMGWLRWRYQPLLDFALRRGHWMVAGALVLVIGCGLLAARLGSEFVPNLDEGDVAMHAMRIPGTSLSQSVRMQVQIEQHLLQQPEVATVFSKIGTPEVATDPMPPSVADTFIMMKPRSDWPDPRKPRAMLLAELEAAVEELPGNNHEFTQPIQMRMNELISGVRADVAVLLYGDDLDTLREVGRRIEKVAAGVPGAADVRLEQTSGLPLLTIIPDRRRLAGYGLNPGQVQATVATAVGGEVAGQLFEGDRRFDIVVRLPEALRQDPAALADLPVSLAPALAAGQHDEASRGASWRSGAPATVPLRELASIDTSEGPSQINRDNGKRRIVVTANVRDRDLGGFVGELQAAIATQVELPAGYWLDYGGSFEQMIAASQRLAVMVPVTLALIFALLFWAFGSGKDAAIVFSGVPLALTGGVLALALRGIPLSISAGVGFIALSGVAVLNGLVMVSFVRHLRQTGHALDAAVREGALGRLRPVLMTALVASLGFVPMAFNVGAGSEVQRPLATVVIGGIVSSTALTLLVLPVLYRWLHRRDNAGP; translated from the coding sequence ATGAACACTGAGCTTCCCGCGCGCGCCGGCCTGCTCGAACGCACCGTCGTCGCCGCCATCGCCCACCGCTGGCTGATGCTGGCGCTGACCGGGGTGCTGGTGCTGGCTGGCATCTGGAGCTTCACCAGGCTGCCGATCGACGCCACCCCCGACATCACCAACGTGCAAGTGCAGATCAATACTTCCGCACCCGGCTACGCACCGCTGGAGGTCGAGCAACGCATCACCTACGCGGTGGAAACGGCGATGGCCGGCCTGCCGGAGATGGAGAACGTGCGTTCACTGTCGCGCTACGGTCTGTCGCAGGTGACGGTGATGTTCGCCGACGGCACCGATCTGTATTTCGCCCGCCAGCAGGTGGCCGAGCGCTTGCAGCAAGTGCGCTCGCAACTGCCCGATGGCCTCGACCCGCAACTGGGGCCGGTCGCCACCGGCCTCGGCGAAATCTTCATGTACACCATCGACGCCGACCCGGCCGCGCGCAAGGCCGACGGCACGCCCTACACCGCCACCGACCTGCGCACCCTGCAGGTCTGGGTGATCCGCCCGCAGCTGCGCACCGTGCCCGGCGTCACCGAGGTCAACAGCATTGGCGGCTACCAGCGGCAGGTGCACATCACCCCGGACCCGGCGAAGCTGCGCGCGCTGGGCTTCACCCTGGAGGATCTGGTCGCCGCGGTGCGGGCCAACAACCGCAACGTCGGCGCCGGCTACATCGAGCGCAACGGCCAGCAGTTCCTCGTGCGCATTCCCGGGCAGGTGGCCGACTTGCAGCAGATTGGCGACATCGTGCTGGATCGCCGTGAAGGCGTGCCGATCCACGTGCACGACGTGGCGGTCGTCGCCGACGGCCCGGAGCTGCGCAGCGGCGCGGCCACGCAGAACGGCCATGAAGTGGTGATGGGCACGGTGGTGATGCTGGTCGGTGCGAACAGCCGGCAAGTGGCGCGCGCCGCTGCGGCGAAGCTGGAACAGGCGCAGCGCAGCCTGCCCGAGGGCGTGAGCGTCAGTGCCAGCTATGACCGCACCGCATTGGTGGACCGCACCATCCAGACCGTTGCAAAGAACCTGCTGGAAGGTGCGCTGCTGGTGATCGTGGTGTTGTTCCTGCTGCTGGGCAACTTTCGTGCGGCGCTGATCACGGCGGCGGTGATTCCGCTGGCGATGCTGTTCACCCTTGCCGGCATGGCGCGCGGTGGCGTGTCGGCCAACCTGATGAGCATGGGCGCGCTGGATTTCGGCCTGATCGTCGATGGTGCGGTGATCATCATCGAGAACTGCCTGCGCCGTTTCGGCGAACGCAGCCACGCACTGGGCCGGGCGATGACACGCGCCGAACGCTTCGCCGAAACCGCCAGCGCCACCGCCGAGGTGATTCGCCCCAGCCTGTTCGGCCTGGGCATCATCGCCGCCGTGTACCTGCCGGTGTTCGCCCTCACCGGCGTGGAAGGAAAAATGTTCCATCCGATGGCGATCACCGTGGTGCTGGCGTTGAGCGGGGCAATGATGCTGAGCCTGAGCTTCGTGCCGGCGGCGATCGCGCTGTTCCTCGGCGGCCGGGTGCAGGAGCAGGAAAACCGGCTGATGGGCTGGCTGCGCTGGCGTTACCAGCCGCTGCTGGACTTCGCGCTGCGTCGCGGGCACTGGATGGTGGCCGGCGCATTGGTGCTGGTGATCGGTTGCGGCCTGCTGGCGGCAAGGCTGGGCAGCGAGTTCGTGCCCAACCTCGACGAAGGTGACGTGGCGATGCATGCCATGCGCATCCCCGGCACCAGCCTGAGCCAATCGGTGCGCATGCAGGTGCAGATCGAACAACACCTGCTGCAACAGCCGGAAGTGGCCACGGTGTTCTCCAAGATCGGCACGCCGGAAGTGGCCACCGATCCGATGCCGCCGTCGGTGGCCGACACCTTCATCATGATGAAGCCGCGCAGCGACTGGCCAGACCCGCGAAAGCCACGCGCCATGCTGCTGGCCGAACTGGAGGCGGCGGTGGAAGAACTGCCGGGCAACAACCACGAGTTCACCCAACCGATCCAGATGCGCATGAACGAGCTGATCTCCGGCGTGCGTGCCGACGTGGCGGTGCTGCTCTACGGCGACGACCTGGACACGCTGAGGGAAGTCGGTCGGCGCATCGAGAAGGTGGCCGCCGGCGTGCCGGGCGCGGCCGACGTGCGGCTGGAGCAGACCAGTGGCCTGCCGCTTCTGACCATCATCCCGGACAGGCGCAGGCTGGCCGGCTACGGCCTCAACCCGGGGCAGGTGCAGGCCACCGTCGCCACCGCGGTGGGCGGTGAGGTGGCGGGGCAGCTGTTCGAAGGCGACCGCCGTTTCGACATCGTGGTGCGCCTGCCCGAAGCGCTGCGGCAGGACCCGGCGGCGTTGGCGGATCTGCCCGTGTCGCTGGCCCCGGCACTGGCCGCCGGCCAGCACGACGAGGCCAGCCGTGGCGCCAGTTGGCGTTCCGGCGCGCCGGCCACCGTGCCGCTGCGCGAGCTGGCCAGCATCGACACCAGCGAAGGCCCGAGCCAGATCAACCGCGATAACGGCAAGCGCCGCATCGTCGTCACCGCCAACGTGCGCGACCGCGACCTGGGCGGTTTCGTCGGCGAATTGCAGGCGGCGATCGCCACGCAGGTGGAGTTGCCGGCCGGCTACTGGCTCGACTACGGCGGCAGCTTCGAGCAGATGATCGCCGCCAGCCAGCGCCTGGCGGTGATGGTGCCGGTGACGCTGGCATTGATCTTCGCGCTGCTGTTCTGGGCGTTCGGTTCGGGCAAGGACGCGGCCATCGTGTTCAGTGGCGTGCCGCTGGCGCTGACCGGCGGCGTGCTGGCGTTGGCGCTGCGCGGCATCCCGCTGTCGATCTCTGCCGGCGTCGGCTTCATCGCGCTGTCCGGCGTGGCGGTGCTCAACGGACTGGTGATGGTCAGCTTCGTGCGTCATCTGCGCCAGACCGGCCATGCGCTGGACGCCGCCGTGCGCGAAGGCGCGCTGGGCCGCCTGCGCCCGGTGCTGATGACCGCGCTGGTGGCGTCGCTGGGCTTCGTGCCGATGGCCTTCAACGTCGGCGCCGGCTCGGAAGTGCAACGGCCGCTGGCCACGGTGGTGATCGGCGGCATCGTCTCCTCCACCGCGCTGACCCTGCTGGTGCTGCCGGTGCTGTACCGCTGGCTGCACCGGCGCGACAATGCCGGGCCATGA
- a CDS encoding conserved membrane hypothetical protein (Evidence 4 : Homologs of previously reported genes of unknown function) produces the protein MSDCCGCGKTLDVGRMQARQRRVLWLVLAINLPTFAMMLLAAWHSGSASLLSGSLDNLGDALTYALSLAVVGASVAAKARVAMLKAVFILCAALAVAAGIGWKLAHPHLPLFESMGIAALLNLAANLLCLRLLWPYRQGDINLASAWACSLNDVYEGGAVILAALAVWAFGAGWPDLLIALALLLLFLRSAWRVARAAWRELREQVDGYAGPAS, from the coding sequence ATGAGCGACTGCTGCGGCTGCGGCAAGACGCTGGACGTCGGGCGCATGCAGGCGCGGCAGCGGCGCGTGCTGTGGCTGGTGCTGGCGATCAACCTGCCCACCTTCGCGATGATGCTGCTGGCTGCCTGGCACAGCGGCTCGGCCTCGCTGCTGTCCGGCAGCCTCGACAACCTGGGCGACGCGCTGACCTACGCGCTGAGCCTGGCGGTGGTCGGCGCCAGCGTCGCCGCCAAGGCGCGGGTGGCGATGCTCAAGGCGGTGTTCATCCTCTGTGCCGCGCTGGCGGTGGCGGCGGGCATCGGCTGGAAGCTGGCGCATCCGCACTTGCCGCTGTTCGAGAGCATGGGCATCGCCGCATTGCTGAACCTGGCCGCCAACCTGCTGTGCCTGCGCCTGCTGTGGCCGTACCGGCAGGGCGACATCAACCTCGCCTCGGCGTGGGCCTGTTCGCTCAACGATGTCTACGAAGGCGGCGCGGTGATCCTCGCCGCGCTGGCGGTATGGGCCTTCGGCGCCGGCTGGCCGGACCTGCTGATTGCCTTGGCCTTGCTGCTGCTGTTCCTGCGCTCGGCCTGGCGGGTGGCGCGCGCGGCGTGGCGCGAGCTGCGCGAGCAGGTCGATGGCTACGCCGGACCGGCTTCCTGA
- a CDS encoding hypothetical protein (Evidence 5 : No homology to any previously reported sequences), with protein MWRATAGAAVFLAKEDTTDITEVRNVPSLPSFRQEGADG; from the coding sequence GTGTGGCGGGCGACCGCCGGGGCCGCCGTCTTTCTGGCCAAGGAAGACACAACCGACATTACCGAGGTGCGCAATGTCCCGAGTTTGCCAAGTTTCCGGCAAGAAGGTGCAGACGGGTAA
- the rpmB gene encoding 50S ribosomal protein L28 (Evidence 2a : Function of homologous gene experimentally demonstrated in an other organism; Product type s : structure): MSRVCQVSGKKVQTGNNVSHANNKTRRRFQPNLHERRFWVASENRWVKLRVSAHALRTIDKNGIDSVLAELRARGEKV, translated from the coding sequence ATGTCCCGAGTTTGCCAAGTTTCCGGCAAGAAGGTGCAGACGGGTAACAACGTCTCGCACGCCAACAACAAGACCCGTCGCCGCTTCCAGCCGAACCTGCACGAGCGCCGTTTCTGGGTCGCCAGCGAGAACCGCTGGGTCAAGCTTCGTGTTTCCGCGCACGCGTTGCGCACCATCGACAAGAACGGCATCGATTCCGTTCTGGCTGAGCTGCGTGCTCGTGGCGAAAAGGTCTGA